A portion of the Anoxybacillus gonensis genome contains these proteins:
- a CDS encoding Rqc2 family fibronectin-binding protein: MSFDGVFTYAMTKELQRTLVGGRISKIYQPFPSELVLHIRSHGSNYKLLLSAHPTYARVNLTNETYDNPHEPPMFCMLLRKHIEGGVIEAITQVDFDRIIIIHVKGRNELGDVCTKQLVVELMGRHSNIILVDEQTNTIIDSVKHLSPAVNRYRTVLPGAPYILPPSHDKINPLHATEETVLKKIDFLAGKLADQLVATFTGISPLFAREVIYRAELANRATLPKSFISLMEDVRSEKFTPCIYTNGTKDVFYALPLTHIEGEGKHFATLSEMLDRFYFGKAERDRVKQQAHDLERFVANEKAKNEKKLLKLHQTLEEAKQAEQYRLYGELLTANLYALKRGMSEIEVVNYYDENGATITIPLDQQKSPSENAQSYFQKYQKAKNSLSIVQEQIERTKEEITYFDTLLQQLETASPKDIDDIRDELIEQGYLRAKATKQKKQKSRTIELEHYVSSDGTDIFVGKNNKQNDYLTNKFASKDDIWLHTKDIPGSHVVIRSKQPSEQTIIEAAHLAAYFSKARHSSSVPVDYTRVRYVKKPNGAKPGFVIYENQQTIYVTPDEEMVVKMKKPV; the protein is encoded by the coding sequence ATGTCGTTTGACGGAGTATTTACATATGCGATGACAAAAGAATTACAGCGCACGCTTGTCGGGGGGCGCATTTCAAAAATTTATCAGCCGTTTCCGTCCGAATTAGTGCTTCATATTCGTTCGCACGGAAGCAATTATAAATTGTTATTATCTGCTCATCCGACGTATGCGCGCGTCAATTTGACGAACGAGACGTACGATAACCCTCATGAGCCGCCGATGTTTTGTATGCTTCTGCGCAAACATATTGAAGGAGGCGTCATTGAAGCGATTACGCAAGTCGATTTTGATCGCATCATCATCATTCATGTCAAAGGAAGAAATGAGCTCGGCGATGTATGTACAAAGCAGCTCGTCGTTGAATTGATGGGCCGCCACAGCAACATCATTCTCGTTGATGAACAGACGAACACGATCATCGACAGCGTTAAACATCTCTCCCCTGCGGTGAACCGATACCGAACGGTGCTTCCTGGGGCGCCTTATATATTGCCTCCATCGCACGACAAAATCAATCCGCTTCATGCGACGGAAGAGACGGTGTTAAAAAAGATCGATTTTCTCGCAGGAAAATTAGCCGATCAACTCGTCGCCACATTTACGGGCATTTCGCCGCTTTTTGCGCGCGAAGTCATCTATCGCGCAGAGCTTGCTAACCGGGCGACGTTGCCGAAAAGCTTTATCTCTTTGATGGAAGATGTACGCAGCGAGAAATTTACTCCGTGTATATACACAAACGGAACAAAAGACGTATTTTATGCGTTGCCGCTTACCCATATCGAAGGGGAAGGAAAACATTTTGCTACGTTAAGCGAGATGCTTGACCGTTTTTATTTCGGCAAAGCGGAACGCGACCGCGTGAAACAACAAGCGCACGATTTAGAACGCTTTGTCGCGAATGAAAAAGCGAAAAATGAAAAGAAACTGTTGAAACTTCACCAAACGCTTGAAGAAGCAAAACAGGCAGAACAATATCGACTATATGGGGAATTGTTAACCGCAAACCTTTATGCGCTCAAGCGAGGAATGAGCGAAATCGAAGTCGTCAACTATTATGACGAAAACGGTGCTACAATCACCATTCCGCTTGATCAACAAAAATCGCCGTCAGAAAATGCACAAAGCTATTTCCAAAAATACCAAAAAGCGAAAAATTCTCTTTCCATCGTGCAGGAACAAATCGAGCGAACGAAAGAAGAAATCACATACTTCGATACGCTGTTGCAGCAGCTTGAAACCGCATCGCCGAAAGACATTGACGACATTCGCGACGAATTAATCGAACAAGGCTATTTGCGCGCCAAAGCGACAAAACAAAAAAAACAAAAGTCGCGCACAATTGAACTGGAACACTACGTATCAAGCGACGGAACCGACATTTTCGTCGGCAAAAACAACAAACAAAACGACTATTTAACGAACAAATTCGCAAGCAAAGACGACATTTGGCTTCATACGAAAGACATCCCTGGCTCGCACGTCGTCATTCGCAGCAAACAGCCATCCGAACAAACGATCATCGAAGCTGCCCACTTAGCCGCTTACTTCAGCAAAGCGCGCCACTCCAGCTCCGTTCCGGTCGACTACACGCGCGTTCGCTACGTCAAAAAGCCAAACGGCGCCAAACCCGGCTTCGTCATTTACGAAAACCAGCAGACGATTTACGTCACGCCGGATGAGGAGATGGTGGTGAAGATGAAAAAACCCGTCTAG
- a CDS encoding calcium-transporting P-type ATPase, PMR1-type, with product MSWHGLRIEQVEQQVNTKIGFGLTEKEAKRRLKQFGKNELSEEKKPSALKQFFSQFQDFMVLVLLAATAISAVLGEYIDAIAIVAIVIMNAFLGFIQERRAEKSLEALKQLSAPESLVLRDGEWVKVPSAQLVVGDIVKFASGDRIGADVRIVEAKGLYIEESSLTGESLPVEKQTAPLVDDVPLGDRTNMAFMGTLVTNGSGIGIVVATGMHTAMGQIAHLIQSAPTMTTPLQRKLEQLGKILIVIALALTALVVVLGVWQGHAVYDMFLAGVSLAVAAIPEGLPAIVTVVLALGVQRMMKRNAIVRKLPAVETLGCASVICSDKTGTMTENQMTVTHVWVNNRLWTVSGTGYEPKGTFLYNGKQEKVDAALQQILLFGALCNHANIKKKGKTYMIDGDPTEGALVVAAAKAGWTKEKIAAEFTIEHEFPFDSTRKMMSVIVKDRANRRFIVTKGAPDMLLERCRFIYMDGQAKRMRDQEQKMVQQTVNTLASQALRTIAIAYRPLSLTETMNDETKAESDLTFIGLQGMIDPPRKEVKQAIAECKKAGIKTVMITGDHVLTAKAIAQQLHMMPPNGKVMDGKTLATLSVDELEDVVEDVYVFARVSPEHKLKIVQALQKRGHIVAMTGDGVNDAPAIKTANIGIAMGVTGTDVSKEAASLVLLDDNFATIKAAIEEGRNIYENIRKFIRYLLASNVGEILVMLFAMIFALPLPLVPIQILWVNLVTDGLPAMALGLDPAEENVMKRPPRHPKEGVFARGLGWKIISRGFLIGMVTLIAFLVVHTRHPENLTYAQTVAFATLVLAQLIHVFDCRSERSVFDRNPFENMYLVLAVLSSLFLLLVVIYYPPLQPIFHTVSLPLTDWLLIVGLSSIPTFLLAGSLFTRRRS from the coding sequence ATGAGCTGGCACGGATTGCGTATCGAGCAGGTGGAACAACAAGTAAATACAAAGATTGGCTTTGGATTAACGGAAAAAGAAGCGAAAAGACGATTAAAACAATTCGGCAAAAACGAACTGTCGGAAGAAAAAAAGCCGTCTGCGCTAAAACAATTTTTTAGTCAGTTTCAAGATTTTATGGTGCTCGTCTTATTGGCGGCAACGGCGATTTCCGCCGTATTAGGCGAATACATCGATGCGATCGCCATCGTGGCAATTGTCATCATGAACGCTTTTTTAGGATTTATACAAGAGCGTCGGGCGGAAAAGTCGCTTGAGGCACTAAAACAATTATCCGCCCCAGAATCGCTCGTTTTACGGGATGGGGAATGGGTAAAAGTGCCGTCTGCTCAGTTAGTCGTTGGCGATATTGTCAAATTCGCAAGCGGTGATCGCATCGGGGCGGACGTGCGCATCGTTGAAGCGAAAGGGTTATATATTGAAGAATCGTCGTTGACGGGCGAATCGCTTCCTGTCGAAAAACAAACAGCGCCACTTGTAGATGATGTGCCATTAGGTGATCGCACAAACATGGCGTTTATGGGGACGCTTGTGACAAACGGAAGCGGAATAGGCATTGTCGTAGCGACAGGCATGCATACAGCGATGGGACAAATTGCCCACTTAATCCAGTCGGCGCCAACGATGACGACACCGTTGCAACGAAAGCTCGAACAGCTCGGCAAAATTTTAATTGTCATCGCTTTAGCGCTCACAGCGCTCGTTGTCGTGCTTGGCGTATGGCAAGGACATGCGGTATATGACATGTTTTTAGCTGGTGTGTCGCTTGCGGTTGCCGCCATTCCAGAAGGATTGCCTGCGATCGTTACCGTCGTATTGGCGCTCGGTGTCCAACGCATGATGAAGCGAAACGCCATCGTGCGCAAACTTCCTGCGGTTGAAACGCTCGGTTGTGCCTCGGTCATTTGTTCTGATAAAACAGGAACGATGACGGAAAATCAAATGACAGTCACGCATGTGTGGGTGAATAATCGATTATGGACAGTAAGCGGGACGGGCTATGAACCGAAAGGAACGTTTTTATATAACGGCAAACAAGAAAAGGTAGATGCTGCCTTACAGCAAATCTTATTATTTGGGGCGCTATGCAATCATGCGAACATAAAGAAAAAAGGAAAAACATATATGATTGATGGCGATCCGACCGAAGGGGCCCTCGTTGTTGCGGCGGCGAAAGCGGGATGGACGAAAGAAAAAATCGCTGCCGAGTTTACGATTGAACATGAATTTCCGTTTGATTCGACGCGAAAAATGATGTCGGTCATCGTAAAAGATCGCGCGAATCGGCGCTTTATTGTCACAAAAGGTGCGCCAGATATGTTGCTTGAACGTTGTCGTTTCATATATATGGATGGTCAAGCGAAACGAATGCGCGACCAAGAGCAGAAAATGGTGCAGCAAACGGTCAATACGCTCGCTTCTCAAGCGTTGCGAACGATTGCGATCGCCTATCGGCCGCTTTCTTTGACGGAAACAATGAACGATGAAACGAAAGCGGAAAGCGACTTAACGTTCATCGGTTTACAAGGGATGATCGATCCGCCGCGGAAAGAAGTAAAACAAGCCATCGCGGAATGTAAAAAAGCAGGCATTAAAACAGTGATGATTACAGGAGATCATGTGTTAACGGCGAAAGCGATTGCCCAACAACTGCACATGATGCCACCGAACGGCAAAGTGATGGACGGCAAAACGTTAGCGACGTTATCTGTTGATGAATTAGAAGACGTCGTTGAAGATGTATACGTTTTTGCGCGCGTATCACCAGAACATAAATTAAAAATTGTGCAAGCGTTGCAAAAAAGAGGGCATATTGTCGCGATGACAGGCGATGGCGTCAATGATGCTCCGGCCATTAAAACAGCAAACATCGGCATCGCGATGGGAGTGACAGGAACAGATGTATCAAAAGAAGCCGCATCGCTCGTTTTGTTAGATGATAACTTTGCGACAATTAAAGCGGCGATCGAAGAAGGACGAAACATTTATGAAAACATTCGTAAATTTATTCGCTACTTGCTTGCGTCAAACGTCGGTGAAATTTTAGTGATGTTATTTGCGATGATATTTGCGCTTCCTCTTCCGCTCGTGCCGATTCAAATTTTATGGGTAAACCTCGTCACAGACGGACTACCTGCCATGGCGCTCGGATTAGACCCAGCGGAAGAAAACGTCATGAAGCGGCCACCGCGTCATCCGAAAGAAGGAGTTTTCGCCAGAGGGCTCGGTTGGAAAATTATTAGTCGCGGCTTTCTCATCGGCATGGTGACGTTGATCGCTTTTCTTGTCGTGCATACGCGACATCCGGAAAATTTAACGTATGCCCAGACGGTTGCCTTTGCGACGCTCGTGCTCGCTCAACTCATTCACGTGTTTGATTGCCGAAGCGAACGGTCGGTGTTTGACCGAAATCCGTTTGAAAATATGTATTTAGTGCTCGCCGTGTTGTCGTCGCTTTTCTTGTTGCTTGTCGTCATTTACTATCCGCCGTTACAGCCGATTTTCCATACGGTTTCGTTGCCGCTGACCGATTGGTTGCTTATTGTTGGCTTATCGTCTATTCCGACGTTTTTACTTGCTGGTTCGTTATTTACACGCCGCCGCTCATGA
- a CDS encoding YicC/YloC family endoribonuclease, translating into MIVSMTGFGRGKKEGENVSVTVEMKSVNHRFCEISIRMPRQWVMFEDKIKRVITQHIARGRVEVFITIEGEQLVERTLHVDWQLVDAYYRMLTDVRRRFHFADDVSLRDVVHMLSDAVEMTEQPIENDALLSLLLEATKEAVEQLKHMREQEGNALLADMLMQLETIEKSAHRIEQLAPTVVASYRERIHKRVSEFVQGVVDEQRLLTEVALFAEKVDIHEELKRIYSHIEQFRRIVSEGGAVGRKLDFLVQELNREMNTIGSKANDRYIASEVVEMKSALEKIKEQVQNVE; encoded by the coding sequence ATGATCGTAAGTATGACAGGATTTGGTCGAGGAAAAAAAGAAGGCGAAAACGTGAGCGTTACGGTGGAAATGAAGTCAGTCAATCACCGTTTTTGTGAAATTTCGATCCGCATGCCTAGACAGTGGGTGATGTTTGAAGATAAAATAAAAAGAGTCATTACACAACATATTGCCCGTGGACGTGTCGAAGTGTTTATTACAATTGAAGGGGAACAGCTCGTCGAACGAACGCTTCACGTCGACTGGCAGCTTGTTGATGCGTATTATCGCATGCTTACTGATGTGCGCCGTCGGTTTCATTTCGCCGATGATGTATCGCTTCGAGATGTTGTACATATGCTATCGGATGCGGTTGAAATGACGGAACAGCCGATCGAAAACGATGCCCTTCTTTCTCTTCTTTTAGAAGCGACAAAAGAAGCGGTCGAGCAATTGAAACATATGCGCGAACAGGAAGGAAACGCGCTATTAGCAGACATGCTGATGCAGCTGGAGACGATTGAGAAAAGCGCACATCGCATTGAACAACTTGCGCCAACAGTCGTCGCTTCTTATCGCGAACGCATACATAAACGAGTGAGTGAATTTGTACAGGGTGTCGTTGATGAACAACGGCTATTGACGGAAGTCGCTTTATTTGCGGAAAAAGTGGATATTCATGAAGAATTAAAACGTATATATAGCCATATTGAACAATTTCGTCGCATCGTTTCTGAAGGAGGAGCGGTCGGACGAAAGCTTGATTTTCTCGTCCAAGAGCTCAATCGTGAAATGAATACGATCGGTTCAAAAGCGAACGATCGCTATATTGCTTCCGAAGTTGTCGAAATGAAAAGCGCCCTTGAAAAAATTAAAGAACAAGTGCAAAATGTAGAGTAG
- the gmk gene encoding guanylate kinase yields MTVKERGLLIVLSGPSGVGKGTVRKALFSQPDIQLQYSISVTTRKPREGEVDGVDYFFKTREQFEQMIRQNELLEWAEYVGNYYGTPIDYVEKTLQEGKDVFLEIEVQGAMQVRKVFPEALFIFLAPPSLSELRKRIEMRGTESEDLIRDRLQAAKEELEMMDAYDYVVENDQVELACERIKAIVMAEHCRRERVAQRYKKMLEVE; encoded by the coding sequence ATGACCGTGAAAGAACGAGGGTTATTAATCGTCCTATCGGGACCGTCTGGCGTCGGAAAAGGGACGGTACGAAAAGCATTATTTTCACAACCAGATATTCAATTGCAATATTCCATTTCTGTGACGACGCGCAAACCACGTGAAGGGGAAGTCGATGGCGTCGATTACTTTTTCAAAACGCGCGAGCAGTTCGAACAAATGATTCGCCAAAATGAGCTGCTAGAGTGGGCGGAATATGTCGGAAACTACTACGGCACGCCAATTGATTATGTAGAAAAAACATTGCAAGAAGGAAAAGACGTATTTTTAGAAATTGAAGTACAAGGAGCGATGCAAGTTCGCAAAGTGTTTCCAGAGGCGCTCTTTATTTTCCTCGCTCCGCCAAGTTTAAGCGAATTGCGTAAACGAATTGAAATGCGCGGAACGGAATCAGAAGATTTAATTCGCGATCGTTTACAAGCGGCGAAAGAAGAATTAGAAATGATGGATGCATACGATTACGTTGTCGAAAACGATCAAGTAGAACTCGCATGCGAGCGCATTAAAGCGATTGTCATGGCAGAACATTGCCGACGCGAACGCGTGGCACAACGATACAAAAAGATGTTGGAGGTGGAGTAA
- the rpoZ gene encoding DNA-directed RNA polymerase subunit omega yields the protein MLYPSIDLLITKLDSKYTLVTVAAKRARQLQVKNDLTIEKPVSKKFVGKALEEIAAGHIEVVSEEEATQ from the coding sequence ATGTTATATCCTTCCATTGATTTGCTCATTACAAAACTCGATTCAAAATATACGCTCGTCACAGTTGCGGCAAAGCGCGCCCGCCAATTGCAAGTGAAAAATGACTTAACGATCGAAAAACCTGTGTCGAAAAAATTTGTCGGCAAAGCGTTAGAAGAAATTGCGGCGGGTCATATTGAAGTCGTTAGCGAAGAAGAAGCAACGCAATAA
- the coaBC gene encoding bifunctional phosphopantothenoylcysteine decarboxylase/phosphopantothenate--cysteine ligase CoaBC, which yields MLQQKNILLCVTGGIAVYKAAALTSKLVQAGANVKVVMTEAACQFVTPLTFQALSKNEVYIDTFDEKKPNVIAHIDLADWAHLVLVAPATANTIAKLAHGLADNMVTTILLATKAPVWLAPAMNVHMYEHPAVQQNMRTLQSYGYRFIEPAEGMLACGYVGKGRLEEPETIVALLEQHVASNELLKGKKVLVTAGPTREKLDPVRFFSNHSTGKMGYAIAEAARDLGADVILISGPTSLARPEGVQTIRVESAQDMYEAVMEHFQHSDIVIKTAAVADYRPKYVADNKIKKQQGDYTVVLERTIDILQTLGEQKTHQFLVGFAAETNDVERYAKEKLARKNADMIVANNVVQEGAGFGTDTNIVTIFKRDGTAKQLPLLPKSEVAKQILYEIYHEIEGRL from the coding sequence ATGCTTCAGCAAAAAAACATTTTATTATGTGTTACAGGTGGCATTGCTGTATATAAAGCAGCGGCGCTCACAAGCAAACTTGTGCAAGCGGGGGCGAATGTCAAAGTCGTCATGACGGAAGCTGCTTGTCAATTTGTTACACCGCTTACGTTTCAAGCGTTATCAAAAAACGAAGTATACATTGATACATTCGACGAAAAAAAGCCGAACGTCATTGCACACATTGATTTAGCTGATTGGGCACATCTCGTACTCGTTGCCCCTGCGACCGCAAACACGATCGCAAAACTGGCGCATGGTTTAGCTGATAACATGGTGACAACGATTTTACTTGCGACGAAAGCACCGGTTTGGCTTGCGCCTGCGATGAACGTCCATATGTACGAACATCCAGCGGTACAACAAAATATGCGCACGTTGCAGTCGTATGGCTATCGCTTCATTGAACCAGCGGAAGGGATGCTTGCGTGCGGTTACGTTGGAAAAGGGCGATTAGAAGAGCCAGAAACGATCGTCGCATTGCTTGAACAACATGTTGCATCAAACGAACTGTTAAAAGGAAAAAAAGTGTTAGTGACAGCCGGTCCGACGCGCGAAAAACTTGACCCTGTCCGCTTTTTCAGCAATCACTCGACAGGAAAAATGGGCTATGCTATCGCAGAGGCAGCGCGCGATTTAGGAGCGGACGTCATCCTTATTTCCGGCCCGACATCGCTCGCTCGTCCGGAAGGGGTACAGACGATTAGGGTAGAAAGTGCACAAGACATGTATGAAGCGGTGATGGAGCATTTTCAACATAGCGATATCGTCATTAAAACAGCGGCAGTAGCAGACTACCGCCCTAAATATGTCGCCGACAATAAAATAAAAAAACAACAAGGAGACTACACTGTCGTTCTTGAGCGAACGATCGACATTTTACAAACGCTCGGCGAACAAAAAACGCACCAATTTTTAGTTGGCTTTGCGGCAGAAACGAACGATGTGGAACGATATGCGAAAGAAAAGCTTGCGCGCAAAAATGCCGATATGATTGTCGCAAATAACGTTGTCCAAGAAGGAGCTGGGTTCGGTACGGATACAAATATCGTGACGATATTTAAACGAGACGGAACGGCAAAGCAACTTCCACTCTTGCCAAAATCGGAAGTGGCCAAACAAATTTTATATGAAATTTATCATGAAATTGAGGGACGCCTATGA
- the priA gene encoding primosomal protein N': MTVASVIVDIPTSQTDRPFDYVIPAELVGVVQPGMRVVVPFGTRFLQGFVIELKETTDMPREQLKPIHSLFDVVPVFNEELLQLGKWLTETTLCFMVSAFQAMLPAAMKAKYEKDIRLIEQHMPFIHEKVRALFRDRLVIPWSEVAQTPYVPLLQKEIANGHIEVVYRVEEKGKIKTEKWVELRASDDEIIHALASLPQRAIKQKQMLERLLTARSFPLKQLLSETNSTFATVQALMKKQLVAVTEKEIYRDPYANRSFTKTKPLPLTDEQRQALQAIGKAIDEDVHDVFLMYGVTGSGKTEVYMQAIDLVLKKGKEAIVLVPEISLTPQMVKRFKERFGSQVAVLHSGLSLGEKYDEWRKIQRKEVQLVVGARSAIFAPFENIGIIIIDEEHETSYKQEESPRYHARDVAIFRGRYHRCPVVLGSATPSLESFARAQKGVYKQVTLTKRMNDHAMPPVAIVDMREELRAGNRSMFSRLLFEKLTERLQKGEQSVLFLNRRGYSSFVMCRDCGHVIQCPHCDISLTYHRVQQQLKCHYCGYEQRMSSHCPACQSEHIRFFGTGTQKVEEELTKLLPEARVIRMDVDTTSRKGAHERMLHQFGEGKADILLGTQMIAKGLDFPNVTLVGVLAADTMLHVPDFRAAEKTFQLLTQVSGRAGRHHLPGEVVIQTYTPEHYSIQFASKHHYEAFYEREMINRKKHGYPPFYYLTLITVSHIDALKGISIAEKIATHVKKHLSAEAVVLGPVASPIARMNDRYRYQCMIKYKREANLTTALRTVMEHYQREMARGDVTITIDLNPYMMM; the protein is encoded by the coding sequence ATGACAGTCGCTTCTGTCATCGTCGATATTCCTACGAGTCAAACGGATCGCCCGTTTGATTACGTGATCCCAGCTGAACTTGTCGGCGTTGTACAACCAGGCATGCGCGTTGTCGTACCATTCGGCACACGTTTTTTACAAGGATTTGTCATTGAGCTGAAAGAAACGACGGACATGCCGCGCGAACAATTAAAGCCCATTCATTCTCTTTTTGACGTTGTTCCTGTATTTAATGAAGAATTGTTGCAACTTGGAAAGTGGCTAACTGAAACGACGCTTTGTTTCATGGTATCGGCGTTTCAAGCGATGTTGCCTGCCGCAATGAAAGCGAAATATGAAAAAGACATTCGACTCATTGAGCAACATATGCCGTTCATACACGAAAAAGTACGTGCGTTGTTTCGCGACCGTCTCGTCATTCCGTGGAGTGAAGTGGCACAAACGCCATACGTGCCGCTGTTGCAAAAAGAAATCGCAAACGGCCATATTGAAGTCGTTTACCGAGTTGAAGAAAAAGGAAAAATAAAAACAGAAAAGTGGGTCGAACTGCGCGCAAGCGACGATGAGATCATACATGCGCTTGCATCGCTCCCGCAGCGTGCCATAAAACAAAAACAAATGCTTGAGCGTTTGCTTACAGCCCGCTCTTTCCCTTTAAAACAATTGTTAAGTGAAACAAATAGCACGTTTGCTACTGTTCAAGCGCTCATGAAAAAACAGCTCGTCGCCGTGACAGAAAAAGAAATATATCGCGATCCGTATGCCAACCGCTCGTTTACAAAAACAAAACCGCTCCCTTTAACAGACGAACAACGCCAAGCGTTACAGGCGATCGGAAAAGCGATTGACGAAGATGTGCATGACGTTTTTTTAATGTACGGCGTCACAGGAAGCGGCAAAACAGAAGTGTATATGCAAGCGATTGATCTCGTCTTAAAAAAGGGGAAAGAAGCGATTGTGCTCGTACCTGAAATTTCGCTTACACCTCAAATGGTGAAGCGGTTTAAAGAACGATTCGGTTCGCAAGTCGCTGTTCTTCATAGCGGGTTATCGCTTGGAGAAAAGTATGACGAGTGGCGAAAAATTCAACGAAAAGAAGTGCAGCTTGTCGTTGGAGCTCGTTCTGCTATTTTTGCCCCGTTTGAAAACATCGGCATCATCATTATTGATGAAGAACATGAAACGAGCTACAAACAAGAAGAATCACCGCGCTATCATGCGCGCGATGTGGCCATTTTTCGCGGTCGTTACCATCGTTGTCCGGTTGTGCTTGGCAGCGCTACGCCATCGCTCGAATCGTTTGCGCGCGCTCAAAAAGGAGTATATAAACAAGTCACGTTAACGAAGCGAATGAACGATCATGCGATGCCGCCTGTGGCCATTGTGGATATGCGTGAAGAACTGCGCGCAGGAAACCGCTCGATGTTTTCCCGCCTTTTATTTGAAAAATTAACGGAACGTTTACAAAAAGGAGAACAATCCGTTTTATTTTTAAATCGTCGCGGTTATTCTTCTTTCGTCATGTGTCGGGATTGCGGTCACGTCATTCAATGTCCGCATTGCGATATTTCACTGACGTATCATCGCGTCCAACAACAATTGAAATGTCATTATTGTGGATACGAACAGCGAATGTCGTCGCATTGTCCTGCTTGTCAAAGCGAACATATTCGCTTTTTCGGAACGGGAACGCAAAAAGTAGAAGAAGAATTAACAAAGCTGCTTCCAGAAGCGCGCGTCATTCGGATGGACGTCGATACAACGAGCCGAAAAGGAGCACACGAGCGAATGCTTCATCAATTTGGAGAAGGAAAGGCTGACATTTTACTCGGCACGCAAATGATTGCCAAAGGGCTCGATTTTCCAAATGTCACATTAGTTGGCGTATTAGCAGCAGACACGATGCTTCACGTCCCTGATTTTCGCGCGGCAGAAAAAACGTTTCAGCTGTTGACGCAAGTAAGCGGCCGAGCAGGGCGGCATCATTTGCCGGGAGAAGTCGTTATTCAAACGTATACACCTGAACATTACAGCATTCAATTCGCAAGCAAACATCATTATGAGGCGTTTTATGAACGGGAAATGATCAATCGAAAAAAACACGGATATCCACCGTTTTATTATTTAACGCTCATTACGGTGTCGCATATTGATGCGCTAAAAGGAATAAGCATCGCTGAAAAAATTGCTACACATGTGAAAAAACATTTGTCAGCTGAAGCGGTTGTACTCGGACCCGTTGCTTCTCCGATTGCGCGCATGAACGATAGATATCGTTACCAATGCATGATAAAATACAAGCGGGAAGCGAACTTAACGACAGCGCTCCGCACGGTTATGGAACATTATCAGCGCGAGATGGCGCGCGGCGATGTGACGATTACGATTGATTTAAATCCATATATGATGATGTAA
- the def gene encoding peptide deformylase: MAILPIVTYPAPILETVCQPVTVFDRKLTKILNDMYDTMIAADGVGLAAPQVGIDQQIAIVDIGDRHGRIELVNPVIVAQSGEQIGPEGCLSFPGLFGEVKRSQYVKVRAQNRRGRPFEIEATGFLARALQHEIDHLHGILFTSKVIRYYEEGEFEQ, from the coding sequence TTGGCTATTTTACCGATTGTAACATATCCTGCCCCGATTTTAGAAACCGTTTGCCAGCCGGTCACTGTTTTTGACCGCAAGTTGACGAAAATATTAAACGACATGTACGATACGATGATTGCGGCCGATGGGGTCGGATTAGCTGCCCCGCAAGTCGGCATCGATCAACAAATTGCGATTGTTGACATTGGCGACCGCCATGGGCGCATCGAGTTAGTGAATCCCGTCATCGTTGCCCAAAGCGGAGAACAAATCGGACCAGAAGGATGTTTAAGTTTTCCGGGATTATTTGGAGAAGTAAAACGTTCTCAATATGTGAAAGTACGCGCGCAAAATCGGCGCGGTCGTCCGTTTGAAATCGAAGCGACAGGTTTTTTAGCTCGCGCGTTACAACATGAAATCGATCATTTACATGGCATATTATTTACGTCAAAAGTCATTCGTTATTATGAAGAAGGGGAGTTCGAACAATGA